Proteins from a single region of Dyadobacter fanqingshengii:
- a CDS encoding AraC family transcriptional regulator: MVFENSNEILSLYELNPGNSHIVQNVRETDMTFIWNVADRMNITIDKVPFQLGKNQIIFLTEFHRIDSIEIESARMVRFNQPFYCVVNHDNEVGSKGFLFFGAAGVPIISIDESRVRDFELSWEIFWSEMHKTDILQQDMLQALLKRMLILSVRILRQSNNLGKLDKTQGEIVREFNYLVDKHFATHHDVAFYASQLNKSPKTLSNLFSLVSSRTPLNIIHDRIMIHARRQINYSNLSIKEIAYELGYDDIQTFSRFFKSKEGVSPGHYREKLEQPLLQ, encoded by the coding sequence ATGGTTTTTGAAAATTCGAATGAAATCCTGAGTCTTTACGAGCTTAATCCAGGCAATAGTCACATTGTGCAAAATGTGCGTGAAACAGATATGACATTCATCTGGAATGTGGCAGACCGCATGAACATTACCATTGATAAAGTGCCTTTCCAGCTCGGCAAAAACCAGATCATTTTTTTAACCGAATTTCACAGGATCGACAGCATTGAAATCGAATCCGCCAGAATGGTCCGGTTCAACCAGCCTTTCTATTGCGTTGTAAACCACGATAATGAAGTCGGCAGCAAAGGCTTTCTGTTTTTTGGCGCAGCAGGTGTTCCCATTATTTCAATCGACGAAAGCCGGGTGCGGGACTTCGAGCTTTCATGGGAAATTTTTTGGTCCGAAATGCACAAAACCGATATTTTGCAGCAGGATATGCTGCAAGCCCTGTTGAAAAGGATGCTCATTCTGTCCGTACGAATATTAAGACAGTCCAACAACCTTGGCAAACTCGACAAAACCCAGGGCGAAATTGTCAGGGAATTCAACTATTTGGTAGACAAACATTTTGCTACGCATCACGATGTGGCTTTTTATGCTTCTCAACTGAATAAATCTCCTAAAACACTATCCAATCTTTTTTCCCTGGTTTCCTCTCGCACACCATTGAACATCATCCATGACCGCATCATGATCCACGCGAGGCGGCAGATTAATTACAGCAACTTGTCGATTAAGGAAATTGCGTACGAGCTGGGCTACGATGATATCCAGACTTTCAGCCGGTTCTTCAAAAGCAAAGAGGGAGTCTCTCCGGGTCATTATCGGGAGAAATTGGAGCAGCCCCTGCTTCAATAG
- a CDS encoding LysM peptidoglycan-binding domain-containing protein: protein MLKITEVIKYKVKDGDSIESLSKSHNMSWQELAKFNFGTDEPDEINHFLRSQVGCFKKTKDKKNFVFTSKDDPGIIYIPKNLKKRTFGTNRSHPITVEQLKPKEFIPSKVMVYFRPKVDWKGEYGFDWLRVIDDVLLKTSESTWISTEHYEDIINGGYNGVPYSTGHTKDEALKQLKEREYRIMKTHIPEEPEYFVPYLNLFPKGIEGLELAPCQAELQIGVAVRDEEPLVIDLEYNRNLFQVDKDVLSDKAVNKKKLSDDGTLRITCIHEFEDTQEIKVLAYPKTWRLGEPIPVAGKIVVCPNNDIKELKLILIRVKTKIDGISEFLGEFTSKEKQNLKNALHQALVLGDMEDYTKENNIFDEEIDIVSQLLSMDMGETNFLDLSGDPHFQFSEGIAGKFVDEATLELNIGYREEDEEEQALFPYLENAFREQVGSDKYDNHFLVFAFAERVTLSKGRILLGQIKSTNDVFQKNLILFSGRDNLTLNHEVLHGLGLRHTHKEKPEDEFEPNEAATYTFNFETTDNVMSYASNPFSTWHWQWSLLRKSLASIE from the coding sequence ATGCTGAAAATTACTGAGGTAATAAAATACAAAGTGAAGGATGGTGATTCAATCGAATCCCTTTCCAAATCTCATAATATGTCTTGGCAAGAGCTGGCGAAATTCAATTTCGGGACGGACGAACCAGACGAGATTAACCATTTCTTGCGAAGTCAGGTAGGCTGCTTTAAAAAAACAAAGGACAAAAAGAATTTCGTATTCACAAGTAAAGACGACCCAGGCATCATCTACATTCCTAAAAATTTAAAAAAGCGAACATTCGGAACCAATAGGTCGCATCCGATAACAGTCGAGCAACTCAAGCCCAAAGAATTCATACCATCGAAAGTCATGGTCTATTTCCGGCCCAAAGTGGATTGGAAAGGTGAATATGGTTTCGATTGGCTTCGAGTGATCGATGACGTACTTCTTAAAACTAGCGAAAGTACGTGGATATCGACTGAACACTATGAAGATATTATCAATGGTGGCTACAACGGCGTGCCCTACTCAACCGGGCACACCAAAGATGAAGCGTTAAAGCAGTTAAAAGAAAGAGAGTATCGCATCATGAAGACACACATTCCTGAGGAACCGGAGTATTTCGTACCATATTTAAATTTGTTTCCAAAAGGTATTGAAGGGTTAGAGTTGGCGCCTTGCCAAGCGGAATTACAGATAGGCGTGGCTGTGAGGGACGAAGAGCCGCTTGTCATTGATCTGGAATACAATAGAAACCTTTTTCAGGTTGATAAAGATGTCCTCAGCGACAAGGCTGTCAATAAGAAAAAACTTTCAGATGACGGCACGCTTAGAATTACGTGTATTCATGAATTTGAAGACACACAGGAAATTAAGGTGCTAGCTTATCCTAAAACCTGGCGGCTCGGTGAGCCGATACCCGTTGCTGGAAAAATTGTTGTTTGCCCCAATAATGATATTAAAGAACTGAAACTGATCTTAATAAGGGTGAAAACAAAAATTGATGGGATCAGTGAGTTTTTAGGGGAGTTTACAAGCAAAGAAAAACAAAATTTAAAAAATGCCCTACATCAGGCGCTCGTTTTAGGAGACATGGAAGACTATACCAAAGAGAACAATATTTTCGACGAGGAAATTGATATTGTCAGCCAGTTATTATCAATGGACATGGGGGAAACGAACTTTTTGGATTTGTCCGGAGACCCTCATTTTCAATTTAGTGAAGGGATAGCAGGCAAATTTGTGGATGAGGCGACACTGGAATTAAACATTGGATATAGAGAGGAGGACGAAGAAGAGCAGGCGCTGTTTCCTTATTTAGAAAATGCTTTTCGAGAACAAGTAGGATCTGACAAATACGATAATCATTTTTTGGTTTTTGCATTTGCTGAGCGTGTTACGTTAAGTAAGGGAAGAATTTTATTGGGTCAAATAAAAAGCACCAATGATGTTTTTCAGAAAAATCTAATCCTATTTAGTGGAAGAGATAATCTCACATTAAATCATGAGGTTCTACATGGACTTGGTCTTCGCCATACACATAAAGAAAAGCCAGAGGATGAGTTCGAACCCAACGAAGCGGCAACATACACCTTCAATTTTGAAACGACAGACAACGTGATGAGTTACGCGAGTAATCCGTTCTCTACATGGCACTGGCAGTGGAGTCTTTTGAGGAAAAGTCTAGCAAGTATTGAATGA
- a CDS encoding carboxypeptidase-like regulatory domain-containing protein produces MPVGSAIQSCPYAEGKQEEQDPAKKWIEFYMQDANGSPVAGVTLVLKLSDGNVVEATSDETGIIHITNVPDGSCELLSNWKTFDVHSSVFIN; encoded by the coding sequence ATGCCCGTAGGAAGTGCAATACAATCTTGTCCATATGCTGAGGGGAAGCAGGAAGAGCAGGACCCTGCAAAAAAGTGGATCGAATTTTATATGCAGGATGCTAACGGAAGTCCTGTGGCAGGTGTGACGCTTGTACTGAAGTTGTCTGATGGCAATGTTGTAGAAGCAACATCCGATGAAACCGGTATTATCCACATCACCAATGTACCTGACGGTTCATGTGAATTGTTGTCAAACTGGAAAACCTTCGACGTCCATAGTAGCGTATTTATCAATTAA
- a CDS encoding glycosyltransferase family 4 protein — protein sequence MKIAILSSIAWRTPPRKYGPWEQVASYLAEGLVARGIDVTLFATADSITAGTLDASCNTAYAEDPEVDPKVAECLHISNVMEKAAQFDLIHNHFDFLPLTYSKLIKTPVLTTIHGFSSEKIKQVYQKYNAHTHYVSISNADRDASLDYAATVYNGIDSGAFNFVNIPDDYLLFFGRIHPHKGAREAIQIAKESGRRLMIAGLIQDEGYYEREVKPHIDFKTVFYCGNVGPEKRSALLGMAYAMLHPISFDEPFGLSVAESMLCGTPVIAFNRGSMPELIQDGNTGFLVHSVEEAVRAVGRVNSIHRKDCAEWAQSMFSKEKMVDGYLRVYETILGLGANSMG from the coding sequence ATGAAAATCGCCATCCTGTCATCCATCGCCTGGCGCACGCCTCCGAGGAAGTACGGCCCATGGGAACAGGTTGCATCCTATCTGGCAGAAGGCCTCGTTGCCAGGGGGATTGATGTGACATTATTTGCAACCGCAGATTCGATCACAGCCGGAACACTGGATGCAAGTTGCAATACGGCTTATGCAGAGGATCCTGAGGTTGATCCGAAAGTTGCGGAATGCCTGCATATCAGTAATGTGATGGAAAAAGCCGCGCAATTCGACCTGATCCATAACCATTTCGATTTCCTGCCGCTGACTTATTCCAAATTGATCAAAACGCCGGTTTTAACAACAATCCACGGTTTTTCTTCGGAAAAAATCAAGCAGGTCTATCAGAAATACAATGCGCACACACACTACGTTTCGATCAGCAATGCCGATCGCGACGCGAGCCTGGATTATGCAGCGACCGTCTACAACGGCATTGACAGTGGAGCGTTTAACTTTGTGAATATCCCCGACGATTATCTTTTGTTTTTTGGCAGGATACACCCGCATAAAGGAGCCAGAGAAGCCATTCAAATCGCAAAAGAAAGCGGACGAAGACTCATGATCGCAGGCCTGATCCAGGACGAAGGTTATTATGAACGGGAAGTGAAACCACATATTGATTTCAAAACCGTTTTCTATTGCGGAAATGTGGGCCCGGAAAAAAGAAGTGCACTGCTCGGCATGGCCTACGCCATGCTCCATCCGATCAGTTTTGATGAACCTTTTGGATTAAGCGTCGCCGAATCGATGCTATGCGGGACGCCGGTGATCGCGTTTAACCGTGGATCGATGCCTGAGTTAATACAAGACGGTAATACCGGATTTCTCGTGCATTCCGTGGAAGAAGCGGTCAGGGCAGTCGGGCGGGTGAACAGCATTCACAGAAAAGACTGCGCCGAATGGGCACAGTCGATGTTTTCAAAAGAGAAAATGGTGGATGGTTACCTGCGGGTTTATGAAACCATTTTAGGCCTCGGCGCCAACAGCATGGGTTAG
- a CDS encoding DUF4123 domain-containing protein — protein sequence MPTTLLLDAARMEDAMDRARGLNPLHASLYRNKDGQDEILPSVAPFLFEYPYTADFVEFVMNEGWGNSWGLWVESNAEFEELYKHFRRFLMVQTEEGQELYFRFYDPRVLRIFLPTCDQDQLAEFFGPVSQFIMEDEDPAFCILFSLWQGQLFVDRQDASLLKYILNDEISR from the coding sequence ATGCCCACAACTCTCCTCCTAGACGCTGCACGCATGGAAGATGCCATGGATCGGGCACGGGGACTGAATCCGTTGCACGCTTCGCTTTATCGTAACAAAGATGGCCAGGATGAGATTCTTCCTTCTGTGGCGCCGTTTTTGTTCGAATATCCCTATACGGCCGATTTTGTGGAATTTGTGATGAACGAGGGGTGGGGTAATTCCTGGGGTCTTTGGGTGGAGAGTAATGCTGAGTTTGAGGAACTGTACAAGCATTTCCGGCGCTTCCTGATGGTGCAGACGGAAGAAGGACAGGAGCTGTATTTCCGGTTTTATGATCCCCGGGTTTTGCGGATTTTTCTTCCTACATGCGATCAGGATCAACTGGCGGAGTTCTTTGGGCCTGTTAGCCAGTTTATTATGGAAGACGAAGATCCGGCTTTTTGCATCCTCTTTTCACTTTGGCAGGGCCAATTGTTCGTCGACCGCCAGGATGCTTCGTTATTGAAGTATATTCTGAATGATGAGATCAGCCGCTGA
- a CDS encoding ferritin-like domain-containing protein, protein MATTDGSTSVINDLIEINNDRVAGFEKVIADINDENIDLKALFQEYAEQSRKYGQELAAIVGSVGSVDEVETGNSVSGTLHRAWIDVKSLFGGSDRASILSEAERGEDAIKKAYQDALSSSELPYNAVDTIRTQAQGINSAHDKIKLLRDAAKA, encoded by the coding sequence ATGGCCACTACAGACGGTTCAACAAGTGTAATAAATGATCTGATCGAAATTAATAATGACCGCGTTGCAGGATTCGAAAAAGTGATTGCGGATATCAATGATGAAAATATTGACCTGAAAGCGCTTTTTCAAGAATATGCAGAGCAAAGCCGTAAATACGGACAGGAGCTGGCAGCGATTGTTGGTTCAGTTGGTTCAGTGGACGAAGTAGAAACTGGCAACAGCGTGAGCGGAACATTGCACCGGGCTTGGATCGATGTGAAATCGTTATTTGGCGGAAGCGACCGTGCAAGCATCCTTTCGGAAGCTGAACGTGGCGAAGATGCTATCAAAAAGGCTTATCAGGATGCTTTGAGTTCTAGTGAACTGCCTTACAACGCAGTTGACACGATCAGGACTCAGGCGCAGGGAATCAATTCTGCACATGATAAGATCAAATTGCTTCGTGATGCTGCCAAAGCTTAA
- a CDS encoding glycosyltransferase family 4 protein, producing the protein MKISFIGTFPPRECGIGTFTKNLIDSVVAAPGTDGPNKVMVVAIDDNGQRYDYPKKVKHTIRQEEQADYLEAAAVINLSGADICVLQHEFGIFGGQNGIYILPLLYRLKIPLIVTLHTVLKTPSYNERAVMIEICKIAQRVVVMSQTAVDMLMEEYGVPEQKIAQIAHGVPDIQFDQLAAKKEFKLSAKRVLLTFGFIGRNKGIEVVLKALPAVVARYPQLVYIVLGKTHPNVIRHSGEEYRIFLMGLVKKLGIEKHVIFLNEFIDQTELFKYLSASDIYITPYTNEAQITSGTLSYAIGAGSAVISTPYWHAAELLSENRGRLFPFNDVQALSDIFLDLLDNPETMKTLRSNAFNYGREITWPKTGEKYVQLAETIVAQQPDVLVESETILDLLALPPFLLDHIQRLTDDTGIIQHAKYGIPNLKEGYCLDDNARALLMVLMTYKRNKHPLALRLSPTYLSYINYMQNPDGAFRNFLSFNRNFLDEVGSEDSFGRTIWSLGYLLGNAPNDAYYQTGREIFFDAMPNFVKLQSIRSIANTMVGICHYLKSNPMDEGMIEVLRQLANRLMADYALNRTDNWHWYESLLAYDNAFLPLALLHAAEFLNNEKVNQIALESMEFLTEITLKNGYLSIVGNEKWYQKDGESSMFAQQPLDALAMVLMFHQAFRLTGDQAYVKQLYTCFMWFLGENDLRISLYDFETKGCCDGLESYGVNRNQGAESTLAYLISHLSVLEAFEELTQLEAAHL; encoded by the coding sequence ATGAAGATTTCGTTTATAGGAACGTTCCCGCCGAGGGAATGCGGAATTGGCACATTTACTAAGAATCTCATCGACTCGGTAGTTGCCGCACCAGGGACGGATGGACCGAACAAGGTGATGGTAGTCGCAATCGACGATAACGGGCAGCGTTACGATTATCCTAAAAAAGTAAAACACACAATTCGCCAGGAAGAACAGGCGGATTATTTGGAGGCGGCCGCTGTCATCAACCTTAGCGGGGCCGATATTTGTGTATTACAGCACGAATTCGGGATTTTTGGCGGGCAGAACGGCATTTACATTCTGCCATTACTTTACAGGCTGAAAATTCCGCTGATCGTAACCCTGCATACTGTCTTGAAAACCCCGTCTTACAACGAACGGGCTGTCATGATCGAGATTTGCAAAATTGCCCAGCGCGTGGTCGTGATGAGCCAGACGGCCGTGGATATGCTCATGGAAGAATATGGAGTGCCCGAACAAAAGATCGCACAGATCGCCCACGGAGTTCCTGATATACAGTTTGACCAGCTAGCCGCTAAGAAGGAATTCAAGCTTTCGGCCAAACGCGTGCTGCTGACCTTCGGGTTTATCGGCAGAAATAAAGGCATTGAAGTGGTGTTGAAGGCGCTGCCTGCTGTGGTGGCCAGATATCCGCAGCTGGTGTATATAGTTTTAGGAAAAACGCACCCGAATGTGATCCGGCATTCTGGTGAAGAATACCGTATTTTCTTAATGGGTCTTGTCAAAAAGCTCGGCATTGAAAAACACGTCATTTTCCTCAATGAGTTTATTGACCAGACGGAGCTTTTCAAATATCTCTCCGCATCAGACATTTATATTACACCCTATACAAATGAGGCTCAGATCACGAGTGGGACGCTGTCCTATGCCATTGGCGCCGGGTCTGCGGTGATCTCGACCCCTTACTGGCATGCCGCCGAATTGCTTTCCGAAAATCGCGGCAGGCTATTTCCTTTCAATGATGTGCAGGCGCTGAGCGATATTTTCCTGGATCTGCTTGATAATCCGGAGACGATGAAAACCTTGCGGAGCAATGCATTTAATTACGGGAGAGAAATCACCTGGCCCAAGACCGGCGAAAAATACGTGCAGCTGGCCGAAACAATCGTCGCCCAACAGCCCGACGTGCTGGTGGAAAGCGAAACGATCCTCGATCTGCTGGCATTGCCGCCGTTTTTGCTCGATCATATTCAGCGACTTACAGATGATACGGGAATTATCCAGCATGCCAAATACGGCATTCCCAATCTGAAAGAAGGATATTGTCTGGATGACAATGCGCGTGCGCTTTTAATGGTGCTCATGACTTATAAACGGAACAAGCATCCGCTTGCGCTGCGGCTATCGCCAACGTATCTGAGTTATATCAATTACATGCAGAACCCGGACGGCGCTTTCCGGAACTTCCTGAGCTTCAACCGGAATTTTCTGGATGAAGTGGGTTCGGAAGACTCATTTGGCCGCACGATCTGGTCACTCGGTTACCTGCTTGGAAATGCACCAAATGATGCATATTACCAAACAGGCAGGGAAATTTTCTTTGATGCCATGCCCAATTTCGTCAAGCTTCAATCGATCAGGAGCATTGCGAATACAATGGTGGGAATTTGCCATTATCTGAAAAGTAATCCCATGGACGAAGGGATGATAGAGGTGTTGCGACAATTGGCCAACCGGCTTATGGCCGACTATGCGCTGAACCGAACGGACAACTGGCATTGGTACGAGTCACTTCTGGCTTACGATAATGCATTTTTGCCGCTCGCATTGCTCCACGCAGCAGAGTTTTTAAACAATGAAAAAGTTAACCAGATCGCATTGGAAAGCATGGAATTTCTCACAGAGATCACGTTGAAGAACGGTTACCTGTCCATTGTTGGCAATGAGAAATGGTATCAAAAAGATGGAGAAAGCTCTATGTTCGCTCAGCAGCCTCTGGATGCCCTGGCCATGGTACTCATGTTCCACCAGGCATTTCGCCTCACCGGCGATCAGGCGTATGTGAAGCAGCTTTATACCTGTTTTATGTGGTTTCTGGGGGAAAATGATCTGCGTATCAGTCTTTATGATTTTGAAACGAAAGGCTGCTGCGATGGCCTGGAAAGCTATGGCGTAAACCGTAACCAGGGAGCGGAGAGCACATTGGCTTATCTGATCTCGCACCTGAGTGTCTTGGAAGCGTTTGAAGAGCTGACGCAGCTGGAAGCGGCGCATTTATGA
- a CDS encoding glycoside hydrolase family 130 protein: protein MSINIIRKEIVFQPDSSRVIARFLFSSEERAGQLITLILNLTEQEQKQELSNVFRKYAKRHRNILRVFERHFHRLHHVFKALNIDPGALDTTQKMLIGSYFTMEYSIEAAAFFNPSIVEDPDQSRTGFDERRIILSFRATGEGHISSIVFRSAIIDRNNLITVEPPGRMLDSPEHVRNHVYNKRSFLAKLGEMQNLDNAAFPVIQNKLTETFTYEELKRYVDETNKSIEVDEPSRVFLRETMWLALSHYEMDFSLDTDISERVIFPIADTEKRGIEDARFVKFHQKDSEPVYYATYTAYDGISILPKLLMTRDFQHFQVLPIHGEIAQNKGMALFPRKINGKYAMLCRIDGVNNYIAFSDNISVWRQAEMIQSPKYPWEFVQIGNCGSPLETDAGWLVLTHGVGPMREYVLGASLFELDNPQREIGRLSQPLLIPNRSEREGYVPNVVYSCGALIHNESLIIPYAISDYASTYAVVNLRDLLRELTHAVGAEA, encoded by the coding sequence ATGTCAATAAATATCATCCGGAAGGAAATTGTCTTCCAGCCCGATTCCAGTCGCGTTATTGCCCGTTTCTTATTCAGCAGCGAGGAAAGGGCGGGGCAGCTGATTACGCTGATCCTTAATTTGACAGAACAGGAACAAAAGCAGGAGCTCAGCAATGTTTTCCGTAAATATGCCAAACGTCACCGGAATATCCTGAGAGTCTTTGAAAGGCACTTTCATCGTCTGCATCACGTATTCAAGGCCCTGAACATTGATCCAGGCGCATTGGACACTACTCAAAAAATGCTGATCGGATCGTATTTCACGATGGAATATTCCATCGAAGCTGCTGCTTTTTTCAATCCGTCCATTGTCGAAGATCCCGATCAGTCCCGTACGGGTTTTGACGAGCGGAGGATTATCCTGAGTTTCAGGGCAACCGGGGAAGGACATATTTCTTCGATTGTATTCCGCTCCGCGATTATCGACCGGAATAACCTGATCACTGTTGAGCCTCCCGGCAGAATGCTGGACTCTCCCGAGCACGTCCGGAATCACGTCTACAACAAACGTTCGTTTCTGGCTAAGCTGGGCGAAATGCAGAATCTCGACAATGCGGCTTTTCCGGTCATTCAAAACAAACTGACTGAGACATTTACATATGAAGAGCTGAAACGTTACGTCGACGAAACCAATAAGTCCATTGAAGTGGATGAGCCAAGTCGTGTTTTTCTCCGGGAAACAATGTGGCTTGCTTTATCACATTATGAAATGGATTTTTCGCTGGACACGGACATTTCGGAGCGGGTTATTTTTCCAATTGCGGATACGGAAAAGCGCGGTATTGAAGACGCGCGTTTTGTTAAATTCCATCAAAAAGACAGCGAGCCTGTTTACTATGCTACTTATACGGCCTATGATGGGATCTCCATTCTTCCCAAGCTGCTGATGACCCGCGATTTTCAGCATTTCCAGGTGCTTCCCATTCACGGAGAAATCGCCCAGAACAAAGGAATGGCTCTTTTTCCAAGAAAAATTAATGGCAAATATGCCATGCTTTGCCGGATCGACGGTGTCAATAATTACATTGCTTTTTCGGATAATATCAGTGTGTGGCGCCAGGCTGAAATGATCCAGTCGCCAAAATATCCTTGGGAATTTGTGCAAATAGGCAATTGCGGGTCGCCGCTGGAAACGGACGCCGGTTGGCTCGTACTGACACATGGCGTGGGCCCCATGCGCGAGTATGTTTTGGGAGCTTCCCTGTTTGAGCTCGACAACCCTCAGCGTGAAATCGGCCGGCTTAGCCAGCCTTTGCTGATCCCAAACCGCAGTGAGCGTGAAGGTTATGTGCCTAATGTAGTCTACTCGTGCGGGGCGCTGATCCACAATGAAAGTCTGATCATTCCTTATGCGATCTCGGATTATGCCTCAACCTACGCGGTGGTTAATCTCAGAGATTTATTAAGAGAACTAACCCATGCTGTTGGCGCCGAGGCCTAA
- a CDS encoding PKD domain-containing protein: MIKAFILSIFLTLFLSCHKEIEFPEADFEVPAGTIKAGVPATFKNTSRNASAYEWDFGDSSTIVTSSDVEIIHNFKIGGDFNVRLIAKNGGGSNGISKIVKVDKPDRPLPKAIFELDPAIECPAPCTVSITNTSINSTSYTWFFGDNTPFETRELKFNRTLNDARSYAITLIAKANGLPNDTLTKTLKVTAPQSVQPTAEFDISGENCTYNCDVTFTNKSTSGITYLWNFGDGGLSTNLSPKHNYKRAGAYNVILVTRNGNLTSMKRKIVQIYAKCKFTKQTRQHPISGIYEALFSYDANDFPLRSTEIENEVSGAPVSRIVNEYAYADGFVTGRNYTLSVRNNSQVVVEVSSGRFTHKYNNDGLLSSTEILRTTVKDRNNPAGGSTIGRSTLQYEYHANYNVSKVNVDGTVYNYSETGLLTSINPSNENSSEIYTLKYQTFSKAYRVTAYVLANNRISEIAFTDNGKLKFEYDNKGQITKKTFTDPAVDFTCVEEWRYDSNNNINLLTPTFLGHPSYLKPEGAVVSNVISYTKLIFKAGSIVETQTNESTSFSQYNEQGYPLKSNLFGGDNTYTYECNR; this comes from the coding sequence ATGATAAAGGCTTTTATATTATCGATTTTCCTGACGCTTTTTCTTTCCTGTCACAAAGAAATCGAGTTTCCAGAAGCAGATTTCGAAGTGCCTGCGGGAACAATAAAGGCTGGTGTGCCTGCGACATTCAAAAACACTTCGCGCAATGCGAGTGCTTATGAATGGGATTTTGGAGACTCGTCCACCATTGTGACCAGTAGTGACGTCGAGATCATACATAATTTCAAAATCGGGGGCGATTTTAATGTGAGGTTAATAGCTAAAAATGGTGGCGGATCCAATGGGATTTCCAAAATCGTGAAAGTGGATAAACCTGACAGACCGCTACCCAAAGCAATTTTTGAACTCGATCCGGCCATTGAATGCCCCGCTCCCTGCACCGTATCCATTACCAACACCTCCATCAATTCCACCTCTTACACATGGTTTTTTGGAGATAACACACCTTTTGAAACGCGTGAGCTAAAATTCAACCGCACTTTAAATGACGCCCGCAGTTATGCCATTACATTAATTGCAAAGGCAAATGGCCTCCCGAACGACACACTGACCAAGACATTAAAGGTAACCGCGCCTCAGTCGGTGCAACCTACCGCAGAATTTGATATTTCAGGAGAAAACTGCACGTATAATTGTGATGTAACATTCACAAACAAATCCACGAGTGGGATCACTTATCTATGGAATTTCGGAGACGGAGGTCTATCAACAAATCTTTCACCAAAACACAATTACAAACGCGCAGGAGCATATAATGTCATACTTGTAACCAGAAATGGAAATTTGACCAGTATGAAAAGGAAAATCGTGCAGATTTACGCGAAGTGTAAATTTACCAAGCAAACAAGACAGCATCCGATCAGCGGAATCTACGAAGCGCTTTTCAGCTATGACGCAAATGATTTCCCGCTTCGGAGCACAGAAATAGAAAATGAAGTTTCGGGTGCTCCGGTCTCCCGGATCGTCAACGAATATGCTTATGCAGATGGTTTTGTAACCGGCCGAAATTATACTTTATCCGTGAGAAACAATAGCCAGGTTGTAGTGGAGGTAAGTTCCGGAAGATTTACTCACAAATACAATAATGATGGTCTATTGTCTTCCACCGAGATTTTAAGAACGACTGTCAAGGACAGAAACAATCCTGCCGGAGGAAGCACGATAGGCAGGTCAACGTTGCAGTATGAATATCACGCAAACTATAATGTTTCAAAAGTGAATGTGGACGGGACGGTCTACAACTACTCTGAAACGGGATTGCTTACTTCGATTAACCCAAGTAATGAAAACTCATCGGAGATCTACACCCTTAAATATCAAACTTTCAGCAAAGCCTACCGCGTAACAGCATACGTCCTTGCCAACAACCGGATTTCCGAGATTGCGTTCACAGACAATGGGAAACTTAAATTTGAATACGATAATAAGGGTCAAATCACCAAAAAGACGTTCACAGATCCGGCAGTTGATTTCACTTGTGTGGAAGAATGGAGATATGACTCCAATAACAACATTAACCTGCTCACGCCCACATTTTTAGGACATCCATCTTACTTGAAGCCAGAAGGCGCGGTGGTTTCAAATGTCATCAGTTACACGAAATTAATTTTCAAGGCTGGTTCAATTGTCGAAACCCAGACCAATGAATCAACCTCATTCTCGCAATATAACGAGCAGGGTTACCCATTAAAATCGAACCTGTTTGGAGGAGATAACACCTACACTTACGAATGTAATCGTTAA